A genomic region of Eucalyptus grandis isolate ANBG69807.140 chromosome 5, ASM1654582v1, whole genome shotgun sequence contains the following coding sequences:
- the LOC104444680 gene encoding uncharacterized protein LOC104444680 isoform X1 has translation MSNRHLISSTLSPTVSIFSRCACTISTMVFGSGGLALKMKLFRAFHTNQSTVTTSSFSEQEQVLDGLRMGVAERANRVRLDEVSLDPPSPILFDYFLGAAQVRLKGRAWAMQVFELEKLLKLVSLWVLTLDPHLSKQAPEKLSEQYFL, from the exons ATGAGCAATCGACATTTAATTTCATCGACCCTCTCTCCGACGGTCTCCATCTTCTCT AGATGTGCTTGCACTATATCAACTATGGTGTTCGGATCCGGTGGCTTAGCTCTGAAGATGAAGTTGTTTCGAGCTTTCCATACAAACCAGAGCACCGTCACAACAAGCTCATTCTCGG AGCAAGAACAAGTGCTCGATGGTCTCCGGATGGGTGTTGCAGAGCGGGCAAATCGGGTTAG GCTCGACGAAGTTTCTCTTGATCCACCTTCCCCCATACtctttgattattttcttgGAGCCGCGCAAGTGAGATTGAAGGGAAGGGCATGGGCAATGCAAGTTTTTGAGCTAGAAAAGCTTCTGAAACTTGTTTCATTGTGGGTCTTGACTTTGGATCCCCACTTAAGCAAGCAAGCGCCAGAGAAACTATCAGAACAATACTTCTTATGA
- the LOC104444680 gene encoding uncharacterized protein LOC104444680 isoform X2, which yields MVFGSGGLALKMKLFRAFHTNQSTVTTSSFSEQEQVLDGLRMGVAERANRVRLDEVSLDPPSPILFDYFLGAAQVRLKGRAWAMQVFELEKLLKLVSLWVLTLDPHLSKQAPEKLSEQYFL from the exons ATGGTGTTCGGATCCGGTGGCTTAGCTCTGAAGATGAAGTTGTTTCGAGCTTTCCATACAAACCAGAGCACCGTCACAACAAGCTCATTCTCGG AGCAAGAACAAGTGCTCGATGGTCTCCGGATGGGTGTTGCAGAGCGGGCAAATCGGGTTAG GCTCGACGAAGTTTCTCTTGATCCACCTTCCCCCATACtctttgattattttcttgGAGCCGCGCAAGTGAGATTGAAGGGAAGGGCATGGGCAATGCAAGTTTTTGAGCTAGAAAAGCTTCTGAAACTTGTTTCATTGTGGGTCTTGACTTTGGATCCCCACTTAAGCAAGCAAGCGCCAGAGAAACTATCAGAACAATACTTCTTATGA
- the LOC104444680 gene encoding uncharacterized protein LOC104444680 isoform X3, which translates to MKLFRAFHTNQSTVTTSSFSEQEQVLDGLRMGVAERANRVRLDEVSLDPPSPILFDYFLGAAQVRLKGRAWAMQVFELEKLLKLVSLWVLTLDPHLSKQAPEKLSEQYFL; encoded by the exons ATGAAGTTGTTTCGAGCTTTCCATACAAACCAGAGCACCGTCACAACAAGCTCATTCTCGG AGCAAGAACAAGTGCTCGATGGTCTCCGGATGGGTGTTGCAGAGCGGGCAAATCGGGTTAG GCTCGACGAAGTTTCTCTTGATCCACCTTCCCCCATACtctttgattattttcttgGAGCCGCGCAAGTGAGATTGAAGGGAAGGGCATGGGCAATGCAAGTTTTTGAGCTAGAAAAGCTTCTGAAACTTGTTTCATTGTGGGTCTTGACTTTGGATCCCCACTTAAGCAAGCAAGCGCCAGAGAAACTATCAGAACAATACTTCTTATGA
- the LOC120293479 gene encoding MDIS1-interacting receptor like kinase 2-like — protein sequence MLEVIDIHDNQINSPIPPELGNLKRLIYLDLSFNLLNGMIPTTLAKLKNLAQLYLQRNFFNGSIPSEVGELKSLTHLDLSLNNFCGKIPHELGSLVMLTYLNLQNNSLQGTVPEFQMLLKLNYINLAYNHLTGNIPNNLAHVRYGFFLGNEGLKEIELSKRISRKLMTVALTPNMSRELMAIVIPPMAIEFIFYLVLCSCCILRRRTMRKQLETVEKNGDFLSIWNYDGRIAYEDIINATEGFDIKYCIGTGGYGSVYKAQLPNKKIVALKKLHRFEAEDPSFDQSFKNEVKHLTEVRHRSIIKLHGFCLHRQCMFLVYEYMERGSLFCALRDDVEAVELDWPKRLNIVWDMAHALSYLHHDCAKTIVHRDISSNNILLDNKFQAFLSDFGLARLLEPNFSSNLTSNIVGTPGYIAPGEQQSLILF from the coding sequence ATGCTAGAAGTTATTGACATTCATGATAATCAAATCAATAGTCCTATCCCTCCCGAATTGGGAAATTTGAAGAGGTTGATATACCTAGATCTCAGTTTCAATTTGCTTAATGGCATGATCCCTACGACTTTAgcaaaattgaagaacttgGCACAACTCTATTTGCAAAGGAACTTCTTCAATGGATCAATTCCTTCAGAAGTAGGAGAGTTGAAAAGTCTCACTCATCTTGATTTGAGCCTTAACAATTTCTGTGGAAAAATCCCCCATGAACTTGGGAGTTTGGTCATGTTAACCTATCTCAATCTTCAGAACAATTCTCTACAAGGTACAGTTCCCGAATTTCAAATgcttttgaaattaaattacatCAATTTGGCCTACAATCATCTCACTGGAAATATTCCAAATAATCTGGCCCATGTTCGTTATGGATTTTTCCTAGGCAATGAAGGTTTGAAAGAGATTGAactttccaaaagaatctcTAGGAAGCTTATGACTGTAGCTTTAACACCGAATATGTCTAGGGAGCTTATGGCTATAGTTATACCACCGATGGCCATagaattcattttctatttagttCTTTGCTCTTGCTGCATACTTCGACGTAGAACGATGAGGAAGCAATTGGAGACAGttgaaaaaaatggagatttcTTGTCAATATGGAATTATGATGGGAGAATTGCATATGAAGACATAATCAATGCAACAGAAGGCTTTGATATCAAATATTGCATTGGGACTGGCGGTTATGGTAGTGTCTATAAAGCTCAATTGCCTAATAAGAAAATCGTGGCATTAAAGAAACTTCACCGTTTTGAAGCAGAAGACCCATCTTTTGATCAGAGCTTCAAAAATGAAGTGAAACACTTGACGGAAGTACGGCATAGAAGCATAATTAAGCTCCATGGTTTCTGCTTACACAGGCAATGCATGTTCTTGGTTTATGAATACATGGAAAGGGGGAGTCTATTTTGTGCTTTGAGAGATGACGTTGAAGCGGTGGAGCTAGACTGGCCTAAAAGACTCAATATTGTTTGGGATATGGCACATGCCTTATCTTACCTACACCACGATTGTGCTAAGACAATTGTTCATCGAGACATATCTAGCAACAACATTTTGCTTGACAACAAATTCCAGGCTTTCCTATCAGATTTTGGCCTGGCAAGACTCCTAGAACCTAATTTCTCATCTAATCTGACTTCAAATATTGTAGGCACTCCTGGATATATAGCACCAGGTGAGCAACAATCCCTTATACTTTTCTAG